The genomic interval TTTGATGTGGAGAGAATTGTAAGTGTGGTCAAGGAACAATTCTTAAAATACTCATGTATTAATGAGGATACTAAATAGTATTGACAACATACCCCAAAATAGGAGGAACAAAAATGGATAAGGTTACTATCAGATTGAGAATGAGTGCACATGATGCGCATTACGGCGGAAACCTGGTGGACGGAGCAAGGATGCTGGGATTATTCGGAGACGTTGCAACGGAACTCCTTATAAGGAACGATGGAGACGAAGGTTTGTTCTGTGCTTATGATAATGTTGAGTTTCTTGCGCCAGTATTTGCAGGAGACTATATCGAGGCTATAGGTGAAATAACGAAGATAGGGAATACATCAAGAAAAATGCAGTTTGAAGCCAGAAAGGTAATACA from Clostridia bacterium carries:
- a CDS encoding hotdog fold domain-containing protein, translated to MDKVTIRLRMSAHDAHYGGNLVDGARMLGLFGDVATELLIRNDGDEGLFCAYDNVEFLAPVFAGDYIEAIGEITKIGNTSRKMQFEARKVIQARTDINDSAAEVLETPIVVCRASGTCVVPKDKQRL